A section of the Hevea brasiliensis isolate MT/VB/25A 57/8 chromosome 17, ASM3005281v1, whole genome shotgun sequence genome encodes:
- the LOC110635662 gene encoding formin-like protein 20 isoform X3 yields MALFRRFFYRKPPDRLLEISERVYVFDCCFSTDVLEEDEYKVYLGGIVAQLQDHFPDASFMVFNFREGDKRSQISDVLSQYDMTVMDYPRQYEGCPMLPLEMIHHFLRSSESWLSLEGQQNVLLMHCERGGWPVLAFMLAGLLLYRKQYNGEQKTLEMIYKQAPKELLHLLSPLNPQPSQLRYLQYISRRNFGSDWPPSDTPLVLDCLMLRALPLYEGGKGCRPVVRVYGQDPSKPANRTSKLLFSTSKTKKHVRHYLQEECMLVKIDVRCRVQGDVVLECIHLEEDLVREEMIFRVMFHTAFVRANVLMLCRDEIDTLWDAKDQFAKDFKAEVLFGDGHAIVPNLTAVKANEDGNEAEIASPEEFFEAEEIFSNAVDAQEAKGDYDTHTDYDNLTVDIEHKEVFTDTFDDGNHKEGWKMDFNVDPVKDIAVDDVKYKMDEKVDPDLQAVKDITVDDGDIKVDSIVVAVDTLRNEAIKEVDEDFSEDFKEMENKANGENNNKRILEATLPQLKLSVDVGTQKPEKLVPPSPRNAIPVVADSTVVKQKIKQLEPHGTNGKQRRPNTVPRWVPPDEAPFANSMHVAHPPSRYNSAPPTLAFGASPKDSNADAHVKASSDTAAAGDLASNELASLPVVSPRFGPANVVPPRPPTPPPPPPPPHSSNAFSPETPVKAPPPPPPPPPPPPPPTPPPTCTSFVRQNMEIASHHAFPPPPPPPPPPPPPPRSPPPPPPPSNRHNIGMVLPPAPPPPPWKSSYSPSLPVSTLSVSTPPPPPPPPHSVTVSTILKVGGVGTTTPPPPPPPPPNQGYSPPPPTLCGGSPPPSPPPPPLPGRRVPAPPLPPPPPPLPPPPPPLPGGSPPSPPPLAYGAPPPPPSRGAPPPPPPPPPPPSHGALPPSPSCGAPPPPPPPPPPTRGALPPPPSLPISAIPPPPSPPFCGAPPPSPPPLGRRAPPPPPPPPSSRAPPPPPISGVPPPPPPPFRGAPPPPPPPGRRAPPSPPPPPSSRAPPPPPISGVPPPPPPPFRGAPPPPPPPGRRAPPPPPPPGHGTPPPPGRGAPPPPPPPGRGAPPPPSIGRGPPPPPPPGGCVPGPPAPPGPPGFGPPPPPPLGGKGAVADTRGLASGRGRGVSRSSGMCSAGTAPRRSSLKPLHWSKVTRALQGSLWEELQRHGEPQIAPEFDVSELESLFSATVPKPADSGGKGGGRRKSAGSKTDKVHLIDLRRANNTEIMLTKVKMPLPDMMAAVLAMDESILDADQVENLIKFCPTKEEMELLKGYTGDKENLGKCEQYFLELMKVPRVESKMRVFSFKIQFGSQITEFKKSLNTVNSACDEVRNSLKLKEIMKKILYLGNTLNQGTARGSAIGFKLDSLLKLTDTRASNSKMTLMHYLCKVLAAKSPALLDFHLDLVSLEAASKIQLKSLAEEMQAIIKGIEKVKQELLASENDGPVSEVFHKGRNADALALYFGEDPARCPFEQVTATLLNFVRLFRKAHEENLKQAELEKKKAEKEAEMEKAKGINLTKKSDT; encoded by the exons ATGGCGCTGTTCAGACGCTTCTTTTACCGGAAGCCGCCGGATCGGCTTCTTGAAATCTCCGAGAGAGTTTATG TGTTTGATTGTTGCTTCTCCACTGATGTGTTGGAAGAAGATGAGTACAAAGTGTACTTGGGTGGCATTGTGGCACAATTGCAGGACCATTTTCCTGATGCTTCCTTCATGGTGTTTAATTTTAGAGAAGGGGATAAGCGGAGCCAAATATCAGACGTATTATCTCAATACGATATGACAGTCATGGATTATCCTCGTCAATATGAAGGATGTCCTATGCTTCCGCTGGAGATGATCCACCACTTCCTTCGATCTAGCGAAAGCTGGTTGTCCTTGGAGGGGcagcaaaatgtgttgttaatgcATTGCGAAAGAGGAGGATGGCCTGTGCTTGCGTTCATGCTCGCAGGTCTTTTGTTATATCGGAAACAGTATAACGGGGAGCAGAAGACTCTTGAAATGATCTACAAGCAAGCTCCCAAAGAACTTCTACACCTTTTATCTCCTTTAAATCCACAACCTTCCCAACTAAGATATCTTCAGTACATTTCTAGAAGAAATTTTGGTTCCGATTGGCCTCCATCTGATACGCCCTTGGTGTTGGATTGCCTGATGCTCAGGGCTCTTCCATTGTATGAGGGGGGAAAGGGCTGCAGGCCAGTTGTACGAGTTTATGGTCAGGATCCTTCAAAGCCAGCCAACAGAACTTCTAAGCTTCTGTTCTCGACTTCAAAGACAAAAAAACATGTTAGGCATTACCTACAG GAAGAGTGTATGCTGGTGAAAATAGACGTCCGATGCCGTGTTCAAGGGGATGTTGTTCTTGAATGCATCCATTTGGAAGAAGATCTTGTTCGCGAGGAGATGATTTTTAGAGTTATGTTTCATACAGCATTTGTTAGGGCAAATGTTTTGATGCTCTGTCGTGATGAAATTGACACTTTGTGGGATGCCAAGGACCAATTTGCAAAGGACTTCAAGGCAGAG GTACTTTTTGGGGATGGTCATGCCATTGTGCCTAATCTCACTGCAGTTAAAGCAAATGAAGATGGGAATGAGGCAGAAATTGCTTCGCCTGAGGAATTTTTTGAGGCCGAAGAGATATTCAGCAATGCGGTAGATGCACAAGAAGCAAAAGGGGATTATGACACTCACACAGACTATGACAACTTGACAGTTGACATAGAACATAAAGAAGTCTTCACGGATACATTTGATGATGGGAATCACAAAGAGGGTTGGAAGATGGATTTTAATGTTGATCCAGTGAAGGACATAGCTGTGGATGATGTGAAATACAAGATGGATGAGAAGGTAGACCCTGATCTTCAAGCAGTGAAAGACATAACTGTGGATGATGGGGATATCAAGGTAGATTCAATCGTTGTTGCTGTTGATACATTGAGAAACGAAGCAATAAAGGAAGTGGATGAAGATTTTAGTGAAGATTTCAAAGAGATGGAAAATAAagctaatggagaaaacaataaTAAAAGAATTTTGGAAGCCACACTTCCACAGCTAAAGTTGAGTGTCGATGTTGGTACACAAAAACCTGAGAAGTTAGTTCCACCTTCACCTAGGAATGCAATACCTGTTGTTGCAGATTCAACTGTCGTGAAACAAAAAATCAAACAACTTGAGCCTCATGGAACTAATGGGAAACAAAGAAGGCCAAATACTGTACCTCGTTGGGTTCCCCCTGATGAAGCCCCCTTTGCCAATTCAATGCATGTAGCACATCCACCGTCCAGATATAATAGTGCACCACCTACTCTTGCTTTTGGTGCTTCCCCAAAGGATTCTAATGCGGATGCTCATGTAAAGGCTTCTTCTGATACTGCTGCTGCTGGAGATCTAGCTTCAAACGAGCTTGCTTCCCTTCCAGTTGTATCACCACGTTTTGGCCCAGCAAATGTTGTGCCTCCACGTCCCCCAaccccacctccacctccacctccacctcattCTAGCAATGCATTTTCACCTGAGACTCCAGTTAaagctccacctccacctccacctccacctccacctccaccaccCCCCACCCCTCCCCCTACTTGCACTTCATTTGTTAGGCAGAATATGGAGATAGCTTCACACCATGCATTCCCTCCACCCCCtccccctcctcctcctcctcccccTCCCCCTCGCTCTCCCCCTCCCCCGCCCCCTCCATCTAATAGGCATAATATTGGGATGGTGTTACCTCCTGCACCTCCTCCACCCCCTTGGAAGTCTAGTTATAGTCCAAGTCTCCCTGTTTCAACTTTGAGTGTTTCAACTCCACCTccaccaccacctcctcctcATTCTGTCACTGTTTCAACAATTCTAAAGGTTGGTGGAGTTGGAACTActactccaccaccaccaccaccacctcctcccAATCAAGGATATTCTCCTCCTCCTCCTACTCTTTGTGGAGGTTCACCtccaccatcaccaccaccaccaccattaccAGGACGTAGAGTTCCAGCTCCACCACTGcctccaccaccacctccactgcCTCCACCGCCACCTCCACTGCCAGGTGGGTCTCCACCTTCACCACCACCACTTGCATATGGAGCTCCACCACCTCCTCCTTCACGTGGagctccaccaccaccaccaccacctcctcctcctccttcacaTGGAGCTCTACCACCATCTCCTTCGTGTGGagctccaccaccaccaccacctccacctcctcctaCAAGGGGAGCTCTACCACCACCTCCATCTCTTCCAATAAGTGCCATTCCTCCTCCACCATCTCCCCCCTTTTGTGGagccccacctccatcacctcctcctctAGGGCGTAGGGCCCCACCtccaccacctcctcctccttcaAGTAGagctcctccaccacctccaataAGTGGTGttcctcctccaccacctcctcCCTTTCGTGGAGCCCCACCTCCACCACCTCCTCCAGGGCGCAGAGCCCCACCttcaccacctcctcctccttcaAGTAGagctcctccaccacctccaataAGTGGTGttcctcctccaccacctcctcCCTTTCGTGGAGCCCCACCTCCACCACCTCCTCCAGGGCGCAGAgccccacctccacctccacctccagggCATGGAACCCCACCACCTCCAGGCCGTGGAGCACCACCACCGCCACCTCCTCCTGGACGTGGAGCTCCTCCTCCACCTTCCATAGGGAGAGGcccacctcccccacctcctcctGGAGGCTGTGTTCCTGGCCCACCTGCTCCACCTGGACCTCCAGGTTTTGGACCCCCTCCGCCTCCGCCATTAGGTGGCAAAGGAGCTGTAGCTGATACAAGAGGCCTGGCTTCTGGAAGAGGGCGTGGGGTTTCACGGTCTTCAGGGATGTGTTCAGCTGGAACAGCACCTAGAAGATCATCCTTAAAGCCTCTTCACTGGAGCAAGGTAACAAGGGCATTACAAGGAAGTTTGTGGGAGGAGCTGCAAAGACATGGGGAGCCCCAAAT TGCACCAGAGTTTGACGTGTCAGAGCTAGAGAGCCTTTTCTCGGCAACAGTCCCCAAACCTGCTGATTCAGGAGGCAAAGGTGGAGGAAGACGCAAATCTGCTGGATCAAAAACTGACAAAGTTCACCTG ATTGACCTGAGGAGGGCCAACAACACTGAAATTATGCTCACAAAAGTTAAGATGCCACTGCCTGACATGATG GCTGCAGTTCTAGCAATGGATGAATCAATATTAGATGCTGATCAAGTGGAAAATCTTatcaaattctgccctactaaggagGAGATGGAACTTCTCAAG GGCTACACTGGTGACAAGGAGAACCTGGGAAAGTGTGAACAG TATTTTCTGGAGCTGATGAAAGTGCCTCGTGTTGAGTCAAAAATGAGAGTATTTTCTTTCAAGATTCAGTTCGGCTCTCAG ATAACAGAATTTAAAAAGAGCTTAAACACAGTAAACTCTGCTTGTGACGAG GTTCGGAATTCCCTCAAGTTGAAGGAAATTATGAAGAAGATTCTTTATTTAGGGAATACATTGAACCAAGGAACTGCAAGGG GTTCAGCAATTGGTTTCAAGTTGGACAGTCTTTTAAAACTTACTGACACACGTGCCTCTAACAGCAAGATGACACTTATGCATTACCTTTGCAAG GTACTTGCAGCCAAGTCACCCGCGCTTCTAGATTTTCACCTGGACCTTGTTAGCCTTGAAGCTGCATCTAAG ATACAATTGAAGTCTTTAGCAGAAGAAATGCAAGCTATAATCAAAGGAATAGAAAAGGTGAAACAGGAGCTGTTGGCATCAGAGAATGATGGTCCTGTATCTGAAGTTTTCCATAAG GGTAGAAACGCAGATGCACTTGCACTTTATTTTGGTGAGGATCCTGCTCGTTGCCCATTTGAGCAAG TTACCGCAACTCTATTAAATTTTGTGAGGTTGTTCCGCAAAGCACATGAAGAAAATTTGAAACAGGCTGAATTGGAAAAGAAGAAAGCTGAGAAGGAAGCTGAAATGGAGAAGGCAAAGGGAATAAATCTTACAAAAAAGAGTGACACATAG
- the LOC110635662 gene encoding formin-like protein 20 isoform X4 encodes MALFRRFFYRKPPDRLLEISERVYVFDCCFSTDVLEEDEYKVYLGGIVAQLQDHFPDASFMVFNFREGDKRSQISDVLSQYDMTVMDYPRQYEGCPMLPLEMIHHFLRSSESWLSLEGQQNVLLMHCERGGWPVLAFMLAGLLLYRKQYNGEQKTLEMIYKQAPKELLHLLSPLNPQPSQLRYLQYISRRNFGSDWPPSDTPLVLDCLMLRALPLYEGGKGCRPVVRVYGQDPSKPANRTSKLLFSTSKTKKHVRHYLQEECMLVKIDVRCRVQGDVVLECIHLEEDLVREEMIFRVMFHTAFVRANVLMLCRDEIDTLWDAKDQFAKDFKAEVLFGDGHAIVPNLTAVKANEDGNEAEIASPEEFFEAEEIFSNAVDAQEAKGDYDTHTDYDNLTVDIEHKEVFTDTFDDGNHKEGWKMDFNVDPVKDIAVDDVKYKMDEKVDPDLQAVKDITVDDGDIKVDSIVVAVDTLRNEAIKEVDEDFSEDFKEMENKANGENNNKRILEATLPQLKLSVDVGTQKPEKLVPPSPRNAIPVVADSTVVKQKIKQLEPHGTNGKQRRPNTVPRWVPPDEAPFANSMHVAHPPSRYNSAPPTLAFGASPKDSNADAHVKASSDTAAAGDLASNELASLPVVSPRFGPANVVPPRPPTPPPPPPPPHSSNAFSPETPVKAPPPPPPPPPPPPPPTPPPTCTSFVRQNMEIASHHAFPPPPPPPPPPPPPPRSPPPPPPPSNRHNIGMVLPPAPPPPPWKSSYSPSLPVSTLSVSTPPPPPPPPHSVTVSTILKVGGVGTTTPPPPPPPPPNQGYSPPPPTLCGGSPPPSPPPPPLPGRRVPAPPLPPPPPPLPPPPPPLPGGSPPSPPPLAYGAPPPPPSRGAPPPPPPPPPPPSHGALPPSPSCGAPPPPPPPPPPTRGALPPPPSLPISAIPPPPSPPFCGAPPPSPPPLGRRAPPPPPPPPSSRAPPPPPISGVPPPPPPPFRGAPPPPPPPGRRAPPSPPPPPSSRAPPPPPISGVPPPPPPPFRGAPPPPPPPGRRAPPPPPPPGHGTPPPPGRGAPPPPPPPGRGAPPPPSIGRGPPPPPPPGGCVPGPPAPPGPPGFGPPPPPPLGGKGAVADTRGLASGRGRGVSRSSGMCSAGTAPRRSSLKPLHWSKVTRALQGSLWEELQRHGEPQIAPEFDVSELESLFSATVPKPADSGGKGGGRRKSAGSKTDKVHLAAVLAMDESILDADQVENLIKFCPTKEEMELLKGYTGDKENLGKCEQYFLELMKVPRVESKMRVFSFKIQFGSQITEFKKSLNTVNSACDEVRNSLKLKEIMKKILYLGNTLNQGTARGSAIGFKLDSLLKLTDTRASNSKMTLMHYLCKVLAAKSPALLDFHLDLVSLEAASKIQLKSLAEEMQAIIKGIEKVKQELLASENDGPVSEVFHKTLKEFISVAETEVASVTNLYSVVGRNADALALYFGEDPARCPFEQVTATLLNFVRLFRKAHEENLKQAELEKKKAEKEAEMEKAKGINLTKKSDT; translated from the exons ATGGCGCTGTTCAGACGCTTCTTTTACCGGAAGCCGCCGGATCGGCTTCTTGAAATCTCCGAGAGAGTTTATG TGTTTGATTGTTGCTTCTCCACTGATGTGTTGGAAGAAGATGAGTACAAAGTGTACTTGGGTGGCATTGTGGCACAATTGCAGGACCATTTTCCTGATGCTTCCTTCATGGTGTTTAATTTTAGAGAAGGGGATAAGCGGAGCCAAATATCAGACGTATTATCTCAATACGATATGACAGTCATGGATTATCCTCGTCAATATGAAGGATGTCCTATGCTTCCGCTGGAGATGATCCACCACTTCCTTCGATCTAGCGAAAGCTGGTTGTCCTTGGAGGGGcagcaaaatgtgttgttaatgcATTGCGAAAGAGGAGGATGGCCTGTGCTTGCGTTCATGCTCGCAGGTCTTTTGTTATATCGGAAACAGTATAACGGGGAGCAGAAGACTCTTGAAATGATCTACAAGCAAGCTCCCAAAGAACTTCTACACCTTTTATCTCCTTTAAATCCACAACCTTCCCAACTAAGATATCTTCAGTACATTTCTAGAAGAAATTTTGGTTCCGATTGGCCTCCATCTGATACGCCCTTGGTGTTGGATTGCCTGATGCTCAGGGCTCTTCCATTGTATGAGGGGGGAAAGGGCTGCAGGCCAGTTGTACGAGTTTATGGTCAGGATCCTTCAAAGCCAGCCAACAGAACTTCTAAGCTTCTGTTCTCGACTTCAAAGACAAAAAAACATGTTAGGCATTACCTACAG GAAGAGTGTATGCTGGTGAAAATAGACGTCCGATGCCGTGTTCAAGGGGATGTTGTTCTTGAATGCATCCATTTGGAAGAAGATCTTGTTCGCGAGGAGATGATTTTTAGAGTTATGTTTCATACAGCATTTGTTAGGGCAAATGTTTTGATGCTCTGTCGTGATGAAATTGACACTTTGTGGGATGCCAAGGACCAATTTGCAAAGGACTTCAAGGCAGAG GTACTTTTTGGGGATGGTCATGCCATTGTGCCTAATCTCACTGCAGTTAAAGCAAATGAAGATGGGAATGAGGCAGAAATTGCTTCGCCTGAGGAATTTTTTGAGGCCGAAGAGATATTCAGCAATGCGGTAGATGCACAAGAAGCAAAAGGGGATTATGACACTCACACAGACTATGACAACTTGACAGTTGACATAGAACATAAAGAAGTCTTCACGGATACATTTGATGATGGGAATCACAAAGAGGGTTGGAAGATGGATTTTAATGTTGATCCAGTGAAGGACATAGCTGTGGATGATGTGAAATACAAGATGGATGAGAAGGTAGACCCTGATCTTCAAGCAGTGAAAGACATAACTGTGGATGATGGGGATATCAAGGTAGATTCAATCGTTGTTGCTGTTGATACATTGAGAAACGAAGCAATAAAGGAAGTGGATGAAGATTTTAGTGAAGATTTCAAAGAGATGGAAAATAAagctaatggagaaaacaataaTAAAAGAATTTTGGAAGCCACACTTCCACAGCTAAAGTTGAGTGTCGATGTTGGTACACAAAAACCTGAGAAGTTAGTTCCACCTTCACCTAGGAATGCAATACCTGTTGTTGCAGATTCAACTGTCGTGAAACAAAAAATCAAACAACTTGAGCCTCATGGAACTAATGGGAAACAAAGAAGGCCAAATACTGTACCTCGTTGGGTTCCCCCTGATGAAGCCCCCTTTGCCAATTCAATGCATGTAGCACATCCACCGTCCAGATATAATAGTGCACCACCTACTCTTGCTTTTGGTGCTTCCCCAAAGGATTCTAATGCGGATGCTCATGTAAAGGCTTCTTCTGATACTGCTGCTGCTGGAGATCTAGCTTCAAACGAGCTTGCTTCCCTTCCAGTTGTATCACCACGTTTTGGCCCAGCAAATGTTGTGCCTCCACGTCCCCCAaccccacctccacctccacctccacctcattCTAGCAATGCATTTTCACCTGAGACTCCAGTTAaagctccacctccacctccacctccacctccacctccaccaccCCCCACCCCTCCCCCTACTTGCACTTCATTTGTTAGGCAGAATATGGAGATAGCTTCACACCATGCATTCCCTCCACCCCCtccccctcctcctcctcctcccccTCCCCCTCGCTCTCCCCCTCCCCCGCCCCCTCCATCTAATAGGCATAATATTGGGATGGTGTTACCTCCTGCACCTCCTCCACCCCCTTGGAAGTCTAGTTATAGTCCAAGTCTCCCTGTTTCAACTTTGAGTGTTTCAACTCCACCTccaccaccacctcctcctcATTCTGTCACTGTTTCAACAATTCTAAAGGTTGGTGGAGTTGGAACTActactccaccaccaccaccaccacctcctcccAATCAAGGATATTCTCCTCCTCCTCCTACTCTTTGTGGAGGTTCACCtccaccatcaccaccaccaccaccattaccAGGACGTAGAGTTCCAGCTCCACCACTGcctccaccaccacctccactgcCTCCACCGCCACCTCCACTGCCAGGTGGGTCTCCACCTTCACCACCACCACTTGCATATGGAGCTCCACCACCTCCTCCTTCACGTGGagctccaccaccaccaccaccacctcctcctcctccttcacaTGGAGCTCTACCACCATCTCCTTCGTGTGGagctccaccaccaccaccacctccacctcctcctaCAAGGGGAGCTCTACCACCACCTCCATCTCTTCCAATAAGTGCCATTCCTCCTCCACCATCTCCCCCCTTTTGTGGagccccacctccatcacctcctcctctAGGGCGTAGGGCCCCACCtccaccacctcctcctccttcaAGTAGagctcctccaccacctccaataAGTGGTGttcctcctccaccacctcctcCCTTTCGTGGAGCCCCACCTCCACCACCTCCTCCAGGGCGCAGAGCCCCACCttcaccacctcctcctccttcaAGTAGagctcctccaccacctccaataAGTGGTGttcctcctccaccacctcctcCCTTTCGTGGAGCCCCACCTCCACCACCTCCTCCAGGGCGCAGAgccccacctccacctccacctccagggCATGGAACCCCACCACCTCCAGGCCGTGGAGCACCACCACCGCCACCTCCTCCTGGACGTGGAGCTCCTCCTCCACCTTCCATAGGGAGAGGcccacctcccccacctcctcctGGAGGCTGTGTTCCTGGCCCACCTGCTCCACCTGGACCTCCAGGTTTTGGACCCCCTCCGCCTCCGCCATTAGGTGGCAAAGGAGCTGTAGCTGATACAAGAGGCCTGGCTTCTGGAAGAGGGCGTGGGGTTTCACGGTCTTCAGGGATGTGTTCAGCTGGAACAGCACCTAGAAGATCATCCTTAAAGCCTCTTCACTGGAGCAAGGTAACAAGGGCATTACAAGGAAGTTTGTGGGAGGAGCTGCAAAGACATGGGGAGCCCCAAAT TGCACCAGAGTTTGACGTGTCAGAGCTAGAGAGCCTTTTCTCGGCAACAGTCCCCAAACCTGCTGATTCAGGAGGCAAAGGTGGAGGAAGACGCAAATCTGCTGGATCAAAAACTGACAAAGTTCACCTG GCTGCAGTTCTAGCAATGGATGAATCAATATTAGATGCTGATCAAGTGGAAAATCTTatcaaattctgccctactaaggagGAGATGGAACTTCTCAAG GGCTACACTGGTGACAAGGAGAACCTGGGAAAGTGTGAACAG TATTTTCTGGAGCTGATGAAAGTGCCTCGTGTTGAGTCAAAAATGAGAGTATTTTCTTTCAAGATTCAGTTCGGCTCTCAG ATAACAGAATTTAAAAAGAGCTTAAACACAGTAAACTCTGCTTGTGACGAG GTTCGGAATTCCCTCAAGTTGAAGGAAATTATGAAGAAGATTCTTTATTTAGGGAATACATTGAACCAAGGAACTGCAAGGG GTTCAGCAATTGGTTTCAAGTTGGACAGTCTTTTAAAACTTACTGACACACGTGCCTCTAACAGCAAGATGACACTTATGCATTACCTTTGCAAG GTACTTGCAGCCAAGTCACCCGCGCTTCTAGATTTTCACCTGGACCTTGTTAGCCTTGAAGCTGCATCTAAG ATACAATTGAAGTCTTTAGCAGAAGAAATGCAAGCTATAATCAAAGGAATAGAAAAGGTGAAACAGGAGCTGTTGGCATCAGAGAATGATGGTCCTGTATCTGAAGTTTTCCATAAG ACTTTGAAAGAATTCATTTCTGTTGCTGAGACAGAGGTGGCATCTGTGACAAATCTATATTCTGTTGTG GGTAGAAACGCAGATGCACTTGCACTTTATTTTGGTGAGGATCCTGCTCGTTGCCCATTTGAGCAAG TTACCGCAACTCTATTAAATTTTGTGAGGTTGTTCCGCAAAGCACATGAAGAAAATTTGAAACAGGCTGAATTGGAAAAGAAGAAAGCTGAGAAGGAAGCTGAAATGGAGAAGGCAAAGGGAATAAATCTTACAAAAAAGAGTGACACATAG